The proteins below come from a single Candidozyma auris chromosome 3, complete sequence genomic window:
- the GRE3 gene encoding trifunctional aldehyde reductase/xylose reductase/glucose 1-dehydrogenase (NADP(+)), whose product MATIKLNDGNEMPQVGFGCWKVDKDTCADQIFNAIEVGYRLFDGAQDYGNEKEVGEGINRALNEGIVARDELFVVSKLWNTNHAPEHVEEAFNQVLSDYKLDYLDLFLIHFPVALKYVPPSEKYPAGLTGTEDDKLRYENVPILDTWRAMEALVKKGKVKSIGISNFTGALIDDLLRGAKIKPAVLQIEHHPYLQQKKLVEWVQSKGIAITAYSSFGPQSFLELDNKGAQSVPGLFDHKDIVSIAKKHDKTPAQVLLRWATQRGIAVIPKSNKTERLVQNLTINDFTLTDDDLAAIAKLDMGLRFNDPWDWDKIPLFV is encoded by the coding sequence ATGGCCACTATAAAACTCAACGACGGAAACGAAATGCCCCAGGTGGGCTTCGGGTGCTGGAAAGTCGATAAGGACACCTGCGCCGACCAGATCTTCAATGCCATCGAAGTGGGCTACAGATTGTTTGATGGAGCCCAGGACTACGGCAACGAAAAGGAAGTTGGCGAGGGTATCAACAGAGCTTTGAACGAAGGCATTGTAGCACGTGACGAGTTGTTTGTCGTCTCCAAGTTGTGGAACACCAACCACGCTCCAGAGCACGTCGAGGAGGCTTTCAACCAGGTGTTGAGTGACTATAAGCTCGACTacttggacttgttcttgatccACTTCCCTGTGGCTCTCAAGTACGTGCCCCCTTCTGAGAAGTACCCTGCGGGTCTCACAGGCACTGAGGACGACAAATTGCGCTACGAGAATGTGCCTATTTTGGACACCTGGAGAGCTATGGAAGCgcttgtcaagaagggcAAGGTCAAGTCCATTGGTATTTCCAACTTCACCGGTGCATTGATTGACGACTTACTCAGAGGCGCCAAGATCAAGCCTGCTGTCTTGCAGATTGAGCACCACCCATACTTGcaacagaagaaattgGTGGAGTGGGTCCAGTCTAAGGGCATTGCCATCACCGCATACTCCTCTTTCGGCCCTCAGTCTTTCCTTGAGTTGGACAACAAGGGTGCACAGAGCGTGCCAGGCTTGTTTGATCACAAGGACATTGTCAGCATCGCCAAGAAGCACGACAAGACCCCAGCTCAGGTATTGTTGAGATGGGCTACCCAGAGAGGCATTGCTGTGATTCCAAAGTCCAACAAGACAGAACGTTTGGTGCAGAACTTGACCATCAACGACTTCACTCTCACGGACGACGACCTCGCTGCCATCGCCAAGTTGGACATGGGCTTGAGATTCAACGACCCATGGGACTGGGACAAGATTCCCCTCTTTGTGTAA
- the ARC15 gene encoding Arc15p, whose product MEDWRRIDIDALEPENHLSKEDLVPDLPPVSYEEISTISKQVRQSLSSGQFLPALQLALDNPPYVADEATKNLHAETVFEILVSIKNNHSVNEFSNIVKQLTSDQQDNLVKYLYKNMNTSYGAKQGGLLLSWFEKTVDVTGLGPVVRFFCDRRTV is encoded by the coding sequence ATGGAGGATTGGAGACGAATTGACATTGACGCTCTCGAGCCCGAGAATCACctttccaaagaagacttAGTGCCTGACTTGCCGCCTGTGTCGTACGAGGAGATCTCCACTATTTCCAAACAGGTGAGACAGTCTTTGTCTCTGGGTCAGTTCTTGCCGGCATTGCAATTGGCCTTGGACAATCCTCCTTACGTTGCTGACGAGGCAACCAAAAACTTGCATGCTGAAACCGTGTTTGAGATCCTCGTatccatcaagaacaatCACAGTGTAAACGAGTTCAGCAACATAGTAAAGCAGCTAACTTCCGACCAGCAGGATAACTTGGTCAAGTACTTGTACAAGAACATGAACACGAGCTATGGAGCTAAACAAGGAGGCTTGTTATTGAGCTGGTTTGAAAAGACCGTCGACGTGACCGGTTTGGGACCAGTTGTTCGTTTCTTCTGTGACAGAAGAACGGTGTGA
- the GYP8 gene encoding Gyp8p, with amino-acid sequence MSTSFERGVSKEWVDFHQMDPSLYKEEGPLSETVIGLKSKAVAEAVEAGDWNKVREYCRTSDGLVSNTLRQAAWPALVGVSEVSLSLQTLDQLDTNDLAEHKDEDQVSLDIKRSFTVSSHLHSLPPAGGSFATVFSPEDIEELRRRLFGLVVRVLRKYPCLHYYQGFHDVASVVLMVFYNSSTKSVDETLAFAVLERLAVLHLRDFMLPSIDLTINHLKVMAALLEEIDPQLFHLACVSSQSFQCTSGQYYDYKFIEPLSAILTIFSHDLSNMSLLLPLWDFVLSYNSVAANLYIYVAALQHFKDDIMTKLEINDDPDTALYYIDPSQTHAALSASNLFENITNEDLSQILSKAKKLIEAFPLSKLTNKSSTTDIWFGQFNTESVLVTSSALDGPTDMSHLFDSTELSRILERQHQQQQAEAAHASELLAHHIEQSALTDSITSTEDDIDSTRMGSLSSSLSSLGAVSNSLNHTLVNKSSVIFRKIFSHSSDSIENEENSVAKRNKRAGLHYNIYKISVSVGFVGFLIHCLLRHSELSIRNYTFGPLGSINSISSSFESLIPEALTTVRHGIREVAGGITSKFSDVVDMSLDLTQIGLGTLRDSIHILST; translated from the coding sequence ATGCTGACGTCGTTTGAGCGGGGCGTCTCCAAGGAGTGGGTCGACTTCCACCAGATGGACCCGCTGCTATATAAGGAGGAGGGCCCGCTAAGTGAAACGGTGATAGGCCTCAAGAGCAAAGCTGTCGCTGAGGCCGTCGAAGCGGGTGACTGGAATAAAGTCAGAGAATATTGCCGTACTCTGGATGGCCTCGTGAGCAACACGTTGCGCCAGGCGGCTTGGCCTGCGCTTGTCGGGGTCTCGGAGGTGTCGTTGAGTTTACAGACGCTTGACCAGCTAGACACGAACGACTTGGCTGAGCATAAGGATGAAGACCAGGTCTCTTTGGACATTAAGCGGCTGTTCACGGTCTCGTCGCATTTGCACTCTCTCCCTCCCGCAGGCGGGCTGTTTGCCACGGTCTTTCTGCCTGAGGACATTGAGGAGTTGCGCAGACGGCTCTTTGGGCTCGTTGTGCGTGTTTTGCGTAAGTACCCATGCTTACACTACTACCAAGGGTTTCACGACGTGGCCAGCGTGGTGCTTATGGTCTTCTACAACCTGCTGACGAAACTGGTGGATGAGACGTTGGCGTTCGCCGTTTTGGAGCGTCTTGCCGTGCTCCACTTGCGTGACTTTATGCTCCCCAGTATCGACCTCACTATCAACCACTTGAAGGTTATGGCTGCtttacttgaagaaatagACCCGCAGTTGTTCCATCTTGCCTGCGTTTCGAGCCAGTCCTTCCAGTGCACCTCGGGACAATATTACGACTATAAGTTTATTGAGCCTCTCCTGGCAATCCTCACTATTTTCAGCCACGACTTATCAAACATGAGCTTACTTCTTCCCCTTTGGGATTTTGTGCTAAGCTACAATtctgtggctgcaaacttGTACATTTATGTCGCAGCGTTGCAACACTTCAAAGACGACATCATGACCAAACTAGAGATTAATGACGATCCAGACACCGCCCTATATTATATCGATCCTTCTCAGACCCACGCTGCTTTGAGCGCCTCGAACTTGTTTGAGAATATCACCAACGAGGATCTACTGCAAATTTTGagcaaagcaaagaagcttATCGAAGCATTCCCCTTGCTGAAACTCACCAATAAGTCATCCACCACAGATATTTGGTTTGGCCAGTTCAATACGGAGTCTGTGTTAGTTACTTCATCGGCTTTAGATGGACCCACAGACATGCTGCACTTATTTGATTCGACTGAATTAAGCAGGATCCTCGAGCGccagcatcaacaacagcaggCAGAGGCAGCACATGCTAGCGAATTGCTTGCTCACCACATAGAGCAAAGTGCGTTGACAGATTCTATCACATCGACTGAAGACGACATCGACTCCACTAGAATGGGCCTGCTTTCATCTTCGTTATCCAGTTTGGGTGCAGTATCCAATTCCTTGAACCACACATTGGTCAACAAGTCTTCTGTCATATTCAGAAAGATATTTAGCCACTCTAGTGACAGCATCGAGAACGAGGAGAACTCTGTGGCGAAACGTAATAAGAGAGCAGGTCTACATTACAACATCTACAAGATCAGCGTCAGTGTTGGATTCGTTGGCTTCTTGATACACTGCTTACTTCGTCACAGCGAGCTAAGCATACGAAATTACACCTTCGGACCCCTTGGGCTGATTAATTCCATCAGCTCGTCTTTTGAATCTCTCATTCCGGAGGCCTTAACTACTGTGCGCCATGGCATTCGTGAAGTCGCTGGCGGCATCACGTCCAAATTTAGCGATGTGGTCGATATGAGTCTTGATCTCACGCAAATTGGTCTTGGTACCTTGCGTGACTCTATACATATATTAAGCACATGA